One Mesorhizobium sp. J428 DNA segment encodes these proteins:
- a CDS encoding ABC transporter substrate-binding protein: MRRQLVTSTSVLVLLLAAGNAQAGMDEAKAFLDAEIGDMSTLDRAAQEAEMQWFIDAAKPFVGMDIKVVSETITTHEYESKTLAKAFSDITGIKITHDLIGEGDVVEKLQTQMQSGENVYDAYVNDSDLIGTHWRYQQARNLTDWMANAGKDVTNPNLDIADFIGTKFTTAPDGNLYQLPDQQFANLYWFRYDWFNDEKNKADFKAKCGYDLGVPVNWSAYEDIAEFFTGREIDGKKVFGHMDYGKKDPSLGWRFTDAWLSMAGNGDKGLPNGLPVDEWGIKVDENSRPVGSCVARGGDTNGPASVYSIQKYLDWMKAYAPPEAQGMTFGESGPVPSQGMIAQQMFTYTAFTADFVKEGLPVVNADGTPKWRFAPSPHGVYWKDGMKLGYQDVGSWTLLKSTPDDRAKAAWLYAQFVVSKTVDVKKSHVGLTLIRESTIQHKSFTDRAPKLGGLIEFYRSPARVQWSPTGTNVPDYPKLAQLWWQAIGDASSGAKTAQEAMDSLCAEQEAVLARLERAGVQGDIGPKLAEEHDLAYWNADAVKKGNLAPQLKIENEKDQGQTVSYDELVKSWQK, encoded by the coding sequence ATGCGACGGCAGCTTGTAACATCTACCTCGGTGCTTGTCCTGCTCCTGGCAGCAGGCAACGCCCAAGCCGGAATGGACGAAGCGAAAGCCTTCCTCGATGCGGAGATCGGCGACATGTCGACGCTCGACCGCGCTGCGCAGGAAGCCGAAATGCAGTGGTTCATCGATGCTGCGAAGCCCTTCGTAGGCATGGACATCAAGGTCGTTTCGGAAACCATCACGACCCACGAATATGAGTCGAAGACGCTTGCCAAGGCATTCAGCGACATCACCGGCATCAAGATTACCCATGATCTGATCGGTGAGGGTGACGTCGTCGAAAAACTGCAGACGCAGATGCAGTCGGGTGAGAACGTCTATGATGCCTACGTCAACGATTCCGATCTGATTGGCACCCATTGGCGCTACCAGCAGGCCCGCAACCTGACCGATTGGATGGCCAACGCCGGCAAGGACGTCACCAATCCAAACCTCGATATCGCCGACTTCATCGGCACGAAGTTCACCACCGCGCCGGACGGAAATCTCTATCAACTGCCCGACCAGCAGTTCGCGAACCTCTACTGGTTCCGCTATGACTGGTTCAACGACGAGAAGAACAAGGCCGACTTCAAGGCCAAGTGCGGCTACGATCTCGGTGTTCCGGTCAATTGGTCGGCTTATGAGGACATCGCCGAGTTCTTCACCGGCCGCGAGATCGACGGCAAGAAGGTCTTCGGCCACATGGACTACGGCAAAAAGGATCCGTCGCTCGGCTGGCGCTTCACCGATGCGTGGCTGTCAATGGCCGGCAACGGCGATAAGGGCCTGCCAAACGGTCTCCCGGTCGACGAATGGGGCATCAAGGTCGACGAGAACTCGCGTCCTGTCGGCTCCTGCGTCGCGCGCGGCGGTGACACCAACGGCCCGGCATCCGTCTACTCCATCCAGAAGTATCTGGACTGGATGAAGGCCTATGCTCCGCCGGAGGCGCAGGGCATGACGTTTGGCGAATCCGGTCCGGTTCCGTCGCAGGGCATGATTGCGCAGCAGATGTTCACCTACACAGCCTTCACGGCGGACTTCGTGAAGGAGGGCCTGCCGGTGGTGAACGCGGATGGCACGCCGAAATGGCGTTTCGCTCCGTCGCCGCACGGCGTCTACTGGAAGGACGGCATGAAGCTCGGCTATCAAGACGTCGGGTCCTGGACGCTGCTTAAGTCGACGCCCGACGATCGCGCCAAGGCCGCATGGCTCTACGCGCAGTTCGTGGTTTCCAAGACGGTGGACGTCAAGAAGAGCCATGTCGGCCTGACCTTGATCCGCGAGAGCACGATCCAGCACAAGAGCTTCACGGATCGCGCTCCGAAGCTCGGCGGCCTGATCGAGTTCTATCGCTCGCCGGCCCGCGTGCAGTGGTCGCCGACGGGCACGAACGTTCCTGACTATCCGAAGCTGGCTCAGCTCTGGTGGCAGGCGATCGGCGATGCGTCGTCTGGCGCAAAGACGGCACAGGAAGCGATGGACTCGCTCTGCGCCGAACAGGAAGCGGTGCTGGCGCGTCTCGAGCGTGCAGGCGTCCAGGGCGATATCGGCCCGAAGCTCGCCGAAGAGCACGATCTCGCCTACTGGAACGCGGACGCAGTCAAGAAGGGCAACCTCGCGCCGCAGCTCAAGATCGAGAACGAGAAGGACCAGGGACAGACCGTCAGCTACGACGAATTGGTCAAGAGCTGGCAGAAGTAA
- a CDS encoding carbohydrate ABC transporter permease codes for MRRRGDTVPFWWLVPTLYIIFLMLPIYWLVNMSFKTNTEIVGTFSLWPQNPTLRNYMVIFTDPSWYNGYINSITYVVLNTVISISVALPAAYAFSRYRFLGDKHLFFWLLTNRMAPPAVFALPFFQLYSAFGLIDTHIAVALAHCLFNVPLAVWILEGFMSGVPKEIDETAYIDGYSFPRFFVKIFMPLVASGIGVAAFFCFMFSWVELLIARTLTTTDAKPIAATMTRTVSASGLDWGVLAAAGVLTIIPGALVIWFVRNYIAKGFALGRV; via the coding sequence ATGCGCAGGCGAGGGGATACCGTGCCGTTCTGGTGGCTGGTGCCAACGCTCTACATCATCTTCCTGATGCTGCCGATCTACTGGCTCGTGAACATGAGCTTCAAGACCAACACGGAGATCGTTGGCACCTTCTCGCTGTGGCCGCAGAACCCGACGCTCCGGAACTACATGGTGATCTTCACCGACCCGTCCTGGTATAATGGCTACATCAACTCGATCACTTACGTGGTGCTGAACACGGTGATCTCGATCTCCGTCGCGCTGCCCGCTGCCTACGCCTTCTCGCGCTACCGGTTCCTCGGCGACAAGCACCTGTTCTTCTGGTTGCTGACAAACCGGATGGCGCCGCCGGCGGTGTTCGCCCTGCCGTTCTTCCAGCTCTACTCGGCATTCGGGCTGATCGACACGCATATCGCGGTGGCGCTGGCGCATTGCCTGTTCAACGTGCCGCTGGCGGTGTGGATCCTCGAAGGCTTCATGTCCGGCGTCCCGAAGGAAATCGACGAGACCGCCTACATCGACGGATATTCGTTCCCGCGCTTCTTCGTGAAAATCTTCATGCCGCTGGTGGCGAGCGGCATCGGCGTCGCCGCCTTTTTCTGCTTCATGTTCTCGTGGGTGGAGCTGTTGATCGCGCGCACGCTTACGACCACCGACGCCAAGCCCATTGCGGCGACGATGACCCGCACGGTGTCCGCATCGGGCCTCGACTGGGGTGTGTTGGCGGCGGCCGGCGTGCTCACCATCATTCCGGGTGCGCTCGTGATCTGGTTCGTTCGCAACTACATCGCCAAGGGCTTTGCCCTGGGGAGGGTGTGA
- a CDS encoding DUF2160 domain-containing protein produces the protein MTATRHWQIPLAIVLAVYAAAVFGLTTLVPVKDGTRDWFGSLGAGWMAWTFPTALFFLTIFLLLSLMAVWEYASPGGNPRVGVLRFETTRGDRLFLSLLGSAFIHLAWLGLVGPNLWWALALSLVYAVGVFRYV, from the coding sequence ATGACCGCCACCCGCCACTGGCAGATCCCCCTCGCCATCGTGCTTGCCGTCTACGCGGCGGCCGTGTTCGGGCTGACCACCCTCGTGCCCGTCAAGGACGGCACGCGCGACTGGTTCGGGTCGCTGGGGGCAGGGTGGATGGCTTGGACGTTCCCCACCGCCCTGTTCTTCCTGACGATCTTCCTTCTGCTCTCGCTGATGGCGGTCTGGGAATACGCCTCGCCCGGCGGCAATCCACGCGTCGGGGTCCTGCGTTTCGAAACGACCCGGGGGGATCGTCTCTTTCTATCGCTGCTCGGCAGCGCCTTCATCCACCTCGCATGGCTCGGCCTCGTCGGGCCGAACCTATGGTGGGCTCTCGCTCTCTCGTTGGTCTACGCGGTTGGCGTATTCCGCTACGTCTAG
- a CDS encoding carbohydrate ABC transporter permease translates to MDKTWNNRAWFMVAPVLLLVAFSAVIPLMTVVNYSVQDTFGNNVFFWAGTEWFEDMLTSDRFWEAMGRNLIFSGVILAIEIPLGIFIALNMPRSGWGVPVCLVLMALPLLIPWNVVGTIWQVFGRVDIGLLGYVLNGLGWDYNYVNDSFDAWFTVIIMDVWHWTSLVVLLCYAGLVSIPDAYYQAAKIDGASRWAIFRYIQLPKMNRVLLIAVLLRFMDSFMIYTEPFVVTGGGPGNSTTFLSIDLVKMAVGQFDLGPAAAMSIIYFLIVLLLSWVFYTVMTNYGAERNDG, encoded by the coding sequence ATGGATAAAACCTGGAACAACAGAGCCTGGTTCATGGTCGCGCCGGTGCTGCTGCTGGTGGCGTTCTCGGCGGTGATCCCGCTGATGACCGTGGTCAATTATTCGGTGCAGGACACGTTCGGCAACAACGTCTTCTTCTGGGCCGGCACCGAATGGTTCGAGGACATGCTGACGTCCGACCGCTTCTGGGAAGCGATGGGGCGCAACCTGATCTTCTCGGGCGTCATTCTCGCCATCGAAATCCCGCTCGGCATTTTTATCGCGCTCAACATGCCGCGCTCAGGCTGGGGTGTGCCGGTGTGCCTGGTGCTGATGGCATTGCCCCTGCTCATCCCCTGGAACGTCGTCGGCACCATCTGGCAGGTGTTCGGCCGCGTCGACATCGGCCTGCTGGGCTACGTGCTGAACGGGCTCGGGTGGGACTACAACTACGTCAACGATTCCTTCGATGCGTGGTTCACCGTCATCATCATGGATGTCTGGCACTGGACGAGCCTCGTCGTGCTGCTCTGCTATGCCGGCCTCGTCTCGATCCCCGACGCCTACTACCAGGCCGCCAAGATTGACGGCGCATCGCGCTGGGCGATCTTCCGCTACATCCAGCTGCCGAAGATGAACCGCGTGCTGCTGATCGCGGTGCTGCTGAGGTTCATGGACAGCTTTATGATCTATACGGAACCATTCGTCGTAACCGGCGGCGGGCCGGGCAATTCGACGACGTTCCTGTCGATCGACCTCGTGAAGATGGCAGTCGGCCAGTTCGACCTCGGCCCGGCGGCGGCGATGTCGATCATCTACTTCCTGATCGTGCTGCTGCTGTCCTGGGTGTTCTACACCGTCATGACCAACTATGGCGCGGAGCGGAACGATGGCTGA
- a CDS encoding C40 family peptidase: protein MSHWSTPFVGIPYLDKGRSVAGVDCWGLVHLVFTRHLGIADFPSYADRYASDDERAEIAAIVAGEAELPIWSRIGDAPRPFDILFFRRGRWDSHAALVVDGRRMLHTSAQAGQSVIARFDTGRRPTVYRARWRPAVNALVPVTAMRHIDPATARVAVELPEGLTIAEIVEHVMPGLPEPARGRVRVVLVTPKGEIAIRRGLWHRVRPHAGVHVVVRLVSGKSALSSLLTILVSIAAAALAGPLAFLLTGPLGTSSIAYGVLKAGITLALTMVGGLLVNALIPQDTPEKEKPAFAIGSWRNRFTPNQPVPDPMGRIRISPPFGASSFTEVVGDYLYSRSLFVIGEGPIEISEPKIGDTLISEYDEVQVEIREGWPADEPQTLYPHQVFEESLSVDLTRPMPRDDYGNIIAGTPESKPVNRFTANDASGAGILLSFPAGLFAVDDDEKAWGINLDVRYRLVGTEDWTSGPSLNLWMKKKDPFFRMIRLEFPARGRYEIEIERMSPSDPTDPDDKYTYVMRCTWAGLQSYRPEYPLNYGRPLALVAIRVKATSQLNGTLDTFNCIAEPLRKDYDSGTGTWIVRKTRWAASYAVHVLQAPGNPFPVPDEEIDWPAFEAWHDYCVLKGLTYDRMHDFDASLQEVLAAIGAAGRAAIRHDGRKWTVVVDRPREFPVTHLSPRNCRDFRLAPSYFDPPDALLVQFLDETADFAPQARLIPWPVDLRFATQAALAADLAHDDGAEAEVHSDTLDLNNGIWVKSGAPGTGSWTRKVMTRIEEIDLPGSVNPDRVFVETRRRQHEIMHRAVESSCVQDGNIRTATPGDLVMASRDVIRRVRHSARVKAVDGNMVVLDDAFEMEEGETYAIRFRVYVPPAGEGDEGSDHSVVRTIATFAGRTSVVYMTGTGEAPEPRSIVHFGPAASDSIPLIVAAIERGSGDTSVLHMLPSAEIIDEKTDAEIPYPWTGRTGPIYPDLNVPAPARIVQVLTGLTGTEDPDGLFVYLAPGLGSPAIIVSYKLRHRLAGAGSWAGTLTCSSADAWIDVTGYAAGDSVELQPQAVSVGGVEGDWGTAITIIVGNDDEDLPVVLPDASVTAGLGHFEIAFVTGPDTKTVKVQVYHNTTGSPPTAADKLWAPMTVEVNSPYSRVYGDPSRTNDFANSGYDSDTVWTKGTGFTIGAGKATGVPGTASSITQALPPEAGAEYRFAVDVTHRAGSVAARFSGGGGVTGTQMNTTGRLRDTITGISGNTVSGFRKDEFFDGDLDNAVRFKKTPSCLAPGAHYVWLEPLNEDNAGGPMSGRFDVFVD from the coding sequence ATGAGCCACTGGAGCACGCCCTTCGTCGGCATTCCCTATCTGGACAAAGGCCGGTCGGTGGCCGGCGTCGACTGCTGGGGCCTGGTGCACCTCGTCTTCACGCGCCACCTGGGGATCGCCGATTTCCCGTCCTACGCCGATCGCTACGCTAGCGACGACGAGCGAGCCGAGATCGCGGCCATTGTCGCCGGCGAGGCCGAGCTGCCGATCTGGAGCCGCATCGGCGACGCGCCGCGTCCCTTCGACATCCTGTTCTTCCGGCGCGGGCGATGGGACTCGCACGCGGCGCTCGTCGTCGACGGACGGCGGATGCTCCACACGTCGGCGCAGGCCGGCCAGTCGGTAATCGCGCGCTTCGACACGGGCCGCAGGCCGACAGTGTATCGGGCACGATGGAGGCCGGCGGTGAACGCGCTCGTCCCCGTCACGGCCATGCGCCACATCGACCCAGCGACGGCGCGGGTCGCTGTCGAGCTGCCGGAGGGACTGACGATCGCCGAGATCGTCGAGCACGTCATGCCCGGCCTGCCCGAACCGGCTCGCGGCCGCGTCCGTGTGGTGCTGGTGACACCGAAAGGCGAGATCGCCATCCGTCGAGGCCTGTGGCATCGCGTGCGGCCACACGCCGGCGTGCATGTCGTCGTGCGGCTGGTTTCCGGCAAGAGCGCCTTGAGCTCGCTGCTGACGATCCTGGTGTCGATCGCCGCCGCGGCGCTCGCCGGTCCGCTGGCCTTCCTGCTCACCGGTCCGCTCGGCACCTCGTCGATTGCCTACGGTGTCCTGAAGGCCGGCATCACGCTGGCGCTGACAATGGTCGGCGGCCTCCTGGTCAACGCACTGATACCCCAGGACACGCCGGAAAAGGAGAAGCCGGCCTTCGCGATCGGCTCCTGGCGCAACCGGTTCACGCCGAACCAGCCCGTGCCGGACCCGATGGGACGGATCCGCATCTCGCCGCCTTTCGGCGCGTCCAGCTTCACCGAGGTAGTCGGCGACTACCTCTATTCCCGATCGCTGTTCGTGATCGGCGAAGGCCCGATCGAGATCTCGGAGCCGAAGATCGGCGACACCCTTATCTCGGAATACGATGAGGTGCAGGTCGAGATCCGCGAGGGCTGGCCGGCCGACGAGCCGCAGACGCTCTATCCGCATCAGGTGTTCGAGGAGTCGCTGAGCGTCGACCTGACCCGGCCGATGCCGCGCGACGACTACGGCAACATCATTGCCGGCACGCCGGAATCGAAACCGGTGAACCGGTTCACGGCGAACGACGCGTCGGGCGCCGGCATTCTTCTGTCCTTCCCAGCCGGTCTCTTCGCTGTCGACGACGACGAGAAGGCATGGGGCATCAACCTCGATGTCCGCTACCGTCTGGTGGGAACCGAGGACTGGACGTCGGGGCCATCGCTCAATCTCTGGATGAAGAAGAAGGACCCCTTCTTCCGCATGATCCGGCTCGAGTTCCCGGCGCGTGGCCGCTACGAGATCGAGATCGAGCGGATGTCGCCCTCCGATCCGACCGATCCGGACGACAAATACACCTATGTGATGCGCTGCACCTGGGCGGGGCTGCAGTCCTACCGCCCCGAATATCCGCTGAACTACGGCAGGCCGCTCGCATTGGTGGCGATCCGGGTCAAGGCGACGTCGCAGCTCAACGGCACGCTCGACACGTTCAACTGCATCGCCGAGCCGCTGCGCAAGGATTACGACTCGGGCACAGGGACCTGGATCGTCCGCAAGACGCGCTGGGCGGCTTCCTACGCGGTTCATGTGCTGCAGGCGCCCGGCAACCCGTTCCCGGTTCCGGACGAGGAAATCGACTGGCCAGCCTTCGAGGCCTGGCACGACTACTGCGTGCTCAAGGGCCTGACCTACGACCGTATGCACGATTTCGACGCCTCGCTGCAGGAGGTGCTCGCGGCGATCGGCGCGGCCGGGCGCGCCGCCATCCGCCACGACGGCAGAAAGTGGACCGTCGTGGTCGATCGGCCGCGCGAGTTCCCCGTGACGCATCTGAGCCCGCGCAACTGTCGCGATTTCCGCCTGGCGCCTTCCTACTTCGATCCGCCGGACGCGTTGCTTGTGCAGTTCCTCGACGAGACGGCCGACTTCGCGCCGCAGGCGCGGCTCATCCCATGGCCGGTCGATCTAAGGTTCGCCACACAGGCTGCGCTGGCCGCCGATCTCGCCCATGACGACGGCGCAGAGGCCGAGGTCCATTCGGACACGCTCGACCTCAACAACGGCATCTGGGTGAAGTCGGGCGCTCCGGGAACAGGGTCCTGGACGAGGAAGGTGATGACGCGCATCGAGGAGATCGATCTGCCCGGAAGCGTCAATCCTGACAGGGTCTTCGTCGAGACCCGTCGGCGCCAGCACGAGATCATGCACCGCGCTGTTGAGTCGTCCTGCGTGCAAGACGGGAACATCCGGACCGCGACACCTGGCGACCTGGTGATGGCCTCGCGCGACGTGATCCGCCGCGTCAGACATTCGGCCAGGGTTAAGGCGGTCGACGGCAACATGGTCGTGCTCGACGATGCCTTCGAGATGGAAGAGGGCGAGACCTACGCGATACGGTTCCGCGTCTATGTGCCGCCCGCCGGCGAGGGCGACGAAGGCTCCGACCACTCGGTTGTCAGAACGATCGCGACCTTCGCTGGACGCACCAGCGTCGTCTACATGACCGGCACCGGCGAGGCACCGGAGCCGCGTTCGATTGTGCATTTCGGGCCGGCGGCGTCCGACTCGATCCCGCTCATTGTTGCGGCGATCGAGCGCGGCAGCGGCGACACCTCGGTGCTGCACATGCTGCCATCGGCCGAGATCATCGACGAGAAGACCGACGCGGAGATCCCGTATCCATGGACGGGGCGGACCGGCCCGATCTATCCGGACCTCAACGTGCCGGCCCCGGCACGTATCGTCCAGGTGCTGACCGGTTTGACGGGAACCGAAGACCCGGACGGCCTGTTCGTCTACCTCGCGCCGGGATTGGGCAGCCCGGCGATCATCGTGTCCTACAAGCTGCGGCATCGGCTCGCTGGCGCGGGGAGCTGGGCCGGCACGCTCACCTGCTCCTCGGCCGATGCCTGGATCGACGTCACCGGCTACGCCGCGGGCGACAGCGTCGAGCTGCAGCCGCAGGCGGTCAGTGTCGGCGGGGTCGAGGGTGATTGGGGCACGGCAATCACCATCATTGTCGGAAACGATGATGAGGACCTGCCGGTCGTGCTGCCGGATGCCAGCGTGACGGCAGGCCTTGGGCATTTCGAGATCGCCTTCGTCACCGGCCCGGACACGAAGACCGTGAAAGTTCAGGTCTACCACAACACGACCGGCAGCCCGCCCACGGCGGCCGACAAGCTCTGGGCGCCAATGACAGTCGAGGTGAACTCGCCCTACAGCCGCGTCTATGGAGACCCGTCCCGGACCAACGACTTCGCCAATTCAGGCTACGACAGCGATACCGTCTGGACGAAAGGCACCGGCTTTACGATTGGCGCGGGCAAGGCGACCGGTGTCCCGGGCACGGCGTCCTCGATCACCCAGGCGCTACCTCCCGAAGCCGGAGCCGAGTATCGCTTCGCGGTCGATGTAACCCATCGAGCCGGCAGTGTCGCGGCCCGCTTTAGCGGCGGGGGCGGCGTGACCGGCACGCAGATGAACACGACCGGCCGGCTTCGGGACACAATCACAGGCATCTCGGGCAACACGGTATCCGGCTTCCGGAAGGACGAGTTCTTCGACGGCGACCTCGACAACGCCGTGCGCTTCAAGAAGACGCCGTCCTGCCTGGCACCGGGTGCCCATTATGTCTGGCTCGAACCACTCAACGAAGACAACGCCGGCGGTCCGATGTCTGGCCGCTTCGACGTGTTTGTCGACTAG